The genomic window TAACTAAAGCACCGCCCGATTATAGCGTCTGGAATATCGGTAAGTGATACTACTTTTTCTACCGCCCCTATCTCATAAGCAGCTCGCGGCATACCGTATACCACGCAACTAGCCTCATTCTGCCCTATGGTAAACGCTCCTGCCTGCCTAAGACGCAACAGACCCTCAGCCCCGTCTTTTCCCATACCGGTCAGAATAATCGCGAGCACCGCATCTCCCAGTATTTCCCGCACAGAATCAAACATTACATCAACTGATGGTTTATGATTATTGACCGGCGGATCATCAGTGACTTTACAGATAAATTTTCCATATTTTTCTATAATCATAAGCTGCTTTCCACCAGCGGCGATACACGCCATACCTCTTTTAAGCTCCATACCATCTGCCGCCTCATAAACCGGAAAAGCGCAGGAAGCGGAAATTCTCCTTGCGAAACTATCGGTAAATACCGGCGGCATATGCTGAGTTATAACAATCGGTGGCAAATTATCCGGTAAGTGAGGAAGTATATCACTAAGAGTCTCAACTCCACCAGTTGACGCGCCAATAGCTATAAGCTTAGGAGCATGTGCTGACACAACTCTTTTCAGATTTATTGGTATAGACGGTCTTTTAATTGCCTTATTACTATAATTTTTAATCCCCATTTTCGCGCCTGCCGCTTTTTTAACAGCTAAACATAATTCAGCCGCGAATTCCTGCAAAGCTTGCGGGGTTTTTTGCTCAGGCTTACCAATACACTCAACCGCTCCAATCTGCAAAGCCCGTATCGCCGTATCAGTACCCTTGCCGGTAAGCGTTGAAATCATTACCACCGGCATCGGTCTGAGACTCATTATTTTTTCCAAGAAAGTAAGCCCATCCATTTTTGGCATTTCCACGTCAAGCGTAATTACGTCCGGATTTAATTTCTTTATTTTCTCCCGCCCGTCAAAGGGATCAAAAGCCGTTCCAACCACATTAATCTCTGGGTCTTCTGATAACATCTCAGAAAGCATCTGCCTGATAAAAGCCGAATCATCAATAATAAGAACTGAAATATCTTTCATATCATCCAACCTACTGACCTGTCTAAAACAATTCTATATCAGTATCTATACGTTTACTAACCACCTTATATTCATATAAAGCCTCCTCAGCGACCACCACCATATCCTCCTTACGACGGAGAAAACGCATCATAACCTTGCCGCTACACGGGTAATAATTAACCTTGCGTGGATAATTTCCCTCCAAATCCTCAGACTCTATTTTAAGACCTTCCTTATGCAGGAATTCACGTATAAATTTAGCGTTCTTAGTACCGATAAGTGAATAGTTACTGAGTACATTACCGCCACCAAACACCTTAACCTCAAGCCTATCTTTCCTACCGCCCGACTTTATTATCTCATTTATCAACCTCTCCATAGCAAACATTCCATAACGAGTTGAATCATTGCCAAGAGCGTCCATAGTGCCATCACCAGGTAATAAAAAATGATTCATTCCACCAACCCCAACCTCAGGATCCCTTATACAAGCGGACACACACGAGCCTAGTATGGTAGAAATCATCTCATCTTTTGATTTTGACACATACCAATCACCAGAAAAAATTTTTATCACGTTTATCTTTTCTTTAGCGTCATAAAATCTTCTACTACTATGAAAGTAATCAGAGATTGGGGGTTCTACTCTGTTTTCAATCTTATGAGTTATACCGGCGACAGCCATTAACGTATCTTCCTATATATTGTACGTCCTATTAGCTCAAAACGGTCGGTTATATTATGTAAATTCTCTGAATGCCCTATATATAAACAACCATCATGCTTAATTAAATTGGCTATTCTGTTAAATAGAACCCTTTGTGTATCCTTATCAAAATAAATAACTACATTACGGCAAAACACAGCATCAAACATACCGGTCATAGGCCAGTCTTCCAACAGATTAAGCTGCTTAAACGCAATCATCTTCCTTAAATAATCTGACATCATGATCTCGTCACCACAATCAGATACAGCAACATCCTTACGATATTTTTCAGCTATATTGGCAAGCTGACTTATATCATAGCGACCAGACCTGCCAGTATTTAACATATTAGTATCAATATCAGTGGCAAGAATACGCGCGTCCCAAGAGAGTATATCATTAATAGCGGATTTTATGGTCATGGCTATAGAGTAAGCTTCCATCCCCGCCGAACAACCTGCCGACCATATCCTAAGCCTATCCTGCCTACCGGCGCGTTTTGAAAATGGCAATATAACATTATCATGTAGATGCTCAAAATGATGACTCTCACGAAAAAACTTCGTAAGATTCGTAGTTATGGCATTTACCATGTTACCAATCTCAACACCCTCACTATCGGCCATCACTAACTTACAATAGTCAGCGAAACTACTAAGACCAAGCTGGCGTAACCTACGGGTAAGTCGTGAGTAAACCATATTTTTCTTACCAGCGGAAAGAACTATGCCCGTCTTTTTATTGGCAAGTTCAGCAAGAAAAGAAAATTCCTTGTCACTAAACGCGAACTCCCTATCCTCATTCGCTTCCTTTAGCTGTTGCAAAGTCATAGTTATAACCTCTAAAACTCTTTCCAATCAGCATCATACGAAGAATCGTCCCCAACAGCTTTACTAGAAGAAATTTTAGCAACCTTTTTATCATCCATAGGCGGAGCGACCCTTTTCTTCACCTGATTATTTACCGCCGCTAACTTTGGTTTTTTGTCGGAAAAATCCATTGCTTCTTTCTCATTACCAACAGAATCATCAAGCCTAAAGAAACTCATTAATTTCTCTAGCTGATGCGCTTGATCTACCATAGATTGAGCGGCTGCCGTATTTTCCTCAACTAAAGCGGCGTTCTGCTGAGTGACTTCATCCATCTGAGTAATCGCTGTATTAATCTCATCAATACCAGTCGCTTGTTCCTTACTAGCGGATGCTATCTCAGACACAATCCCGCTTACCTGACGTACGGACTCAACTATGCCTTTTAGAGTATCGCCAGCTTGGTTTACGAGTACAGCACCATTTTTGACCTGCTGTTCACTCTCATTAATTAGAGCTTTAATTTCTTTTGAGGCAGAAGCTGAGCGACCAGCCAAAGAACGCACCTCAGAAGCTACCACCGCGAATCCTTTACCAGCGTCTCCAGCCCTTGCCGCCTCAACAGCAGCATTGAGAGCCAAAAGATTTGTCTGGAACGCTATCTCGTCAATAACCCCTATAATATCAGAAATTTTCTGTGACGATTGCTCAATACTAGACATAGCGCAGACGGCTTCTTCCACTACTTTTCCACCTTCTCCAGCTACTTTATTCGCTTTTTCTGAAAGACCGTTAGCTTCAATAGCGTTGTTAGAATTCTGTTTTACCGTGCCAGTTATCTCTTCCATAGAAGCCGCGGTTTCCTCAAGTGAGGAGGCCTGCTCTTCAGTACGCTGTGATAGATCCGTACTACCCGAAGCTATCTCGCTAGCGGCTGAATTCACTGACTGAGCTGACTCTATGATCTGTCTGACCATATCATAAAGTTTAGTAATCGTGCTATCTAGAGCATCACGAATAGCGGCAAATGAACCTTCATAATCACCTTCCATTTTAACGGTAAGATTACCGGTAGAAAGCTCACCAAGCACCATAATCGCCTTATTAATCGGCTCAACTATAGTATCCATAAGTTGGTTCATACTGACCGCGAGTTCTTTATAAAAACCATCAAACTGTTCAGCGTTTATCCGTTTACTCAAATCACCTTTTGTCGCGAAAGAGATAAGCTCATTAATTTTTTCCTGAGCTAATTTTACTGACTCTTCATTCCTTACCTCGTCAGTTATCACCATCCAATCAACAAAAGCTCCTTGAAATGAACCATCTCGGCTTGGAAGAGCGTTAGCGTTGAGTGACAACCATTGATCACCAATCGGAAATTTAGCTCGGTGTGGCAATTTTGAGTTATCAGCTAGCAGCTTACGCTGATGAGCTGGATTCTTATGGAAAATGTCAATATTAGCGCCAACCACTTCATTAATAGAGATCGGTAGGAACTTCTCAACTTTCTTAAGAGACTCAAGAGTAGATTTATTAGCGTAGGTAATATTATACTCCTTATCACAAAGCATAACCGGTGTAGAAAGGTTATCCAACATTGACTGTTGCAATACACTCTTCTCAACCGACTTCCTAAGCTCTATCATCCCCCGTGTGAGCTGACCTATCTCATCGGAATTACCTGAGTCTTGTATATCAAGTGAATAGTCGCCATCAGCTAGAGCTTTGGTAACATCAGTTGATTTCCGCAGCGGCTTACTCGCAATATTACCAATAAACAGGCCTATAGCGGCAACTATAGCTGCTGTAACCGCTATTATGACATATAATATATCTTTGGTGCTGTTAATATCAGCAAATACCTCCGAGCTTGGGATACGCACTAACGCTGACCAGCCAAGACCAGGATAGTCATCTACACCTTTACTATGTGAATAACCAACTGCCTGCTCTATTTTCTTACGGACATTAACAGAAAGCATCGCTCCGCTATTACCCTTTACCGCCTCCTGAGCAGCCTCGACACCTCTAGTGGCAAGATTAAATTTCCCAATTATTTCAGCCTGTCTTACATATTTATCAGACTTAAAGTTACCAGGATCATAATCAACTATTATATTTCCTTCCTTGTCTATAATCTGTATTTCAGTTCCAGCGTTACCTTTTTTCTTCTCACTTTCATAAGTGGCGGCGACAATTTTTTCTACCAGAGAAAAATCCACAAAATTCACCCATACACCGATCATTTTTCCGCTATGATCATATACTGGCGCAGAAAAAGTTATCACATAACCATCTTCCCCATCATAGACATCCGATACTAATTTCTCAAAATTAGCTTGTTCAACTACTGTACCATCAGCACCATTACCCTTACTGAATTCCTTGTTTACAGACTTCTTAAACCATGCGGCATCGCTAAAATTTCTATCGTAGATAGTAGATACAGAAAGTTCCTTTCCTCCATTATTAATTGTATTAACCGCAGCGACCTTTCCTTCCATATCCACAAGCATCATCATCTTGTAAATTCTATAATTTTTTATATAGGAGTTCATCGCTGATACAAGATACGATTCTTTATTATACCAGTTATAAACATCTCTAGCCGCGTTGTTAACGGCAAATGCTTGCACGTCACCGTAACGTTCCATAAGATTATTATCTATCAGCTTATTAACCGAATTAGCGACCGTGTGCATTTCACCAAGCCTTAATTCTTTCATTTCCTCGAGCTTATTAAAAATTATGGGCATTACGGCGAGAACCGGCAGCAACCCAAAAACAAGCAATAGAATTATAAGCTTGGTACGAATATTAAAACGAAACATATAAAAACCCTTTCTGGAACCATTTAATAATAAAATCTAAGCTACTTTCTCAAGAATATGCTCTATCTGCTCACCATCAAATAAATGCTCAACATCAAGCAAGACAACCATTCTGTTATCCAACGAAATTAGACCATTTATGTAATCTGAATCCATGTGACTATCACCTGATGGAGCTGGCTTTATCTGCTGTGTATCAACATCCAAAATATCAGATACCGTATCAACCAAAATGCCAATGTTACGACTTTCTATAGCAAGCACTATAACCACATGCTTTGGTGTAACCTCCGTTTCTCCTTGATGAAATCTTGTCCTAAGATCAAATATTGGGATAATAGCTCCCCTCAAATTCATCACTCCACGCATATAATCCTGAGAGTTAGGAAGACGGGTTGTCGGTGTCCATCCCTTAATTTCCAGCACAGTCATTATATCAACGCCATATTCCTCATCCCCCACCGTAAAGGTAAGAAATTGCTGAAAATTTCCTTTCACCGCACTGACCTTATTTTCTAGTTCCTGATTACCTTCAGAATTCCCAGTCATATTTTCCCTCTTCTTCACTTAAAAATTTTAATTATACTTACGGCTACGCGGCTTCCAAATCGCCACTCTTATAACTTACATTATTTGAGGTTTTATTATTCAAGCTCGCTATATCCAATATAAGAGAGACACGACCATCACCTAAGATAGTAGCTCCTGAAATACCCGCTACATTATCATAGTTAGTCTCCAAGCTTTTAATAACCACCTGCTGTTGACCTATCAGCTCATCAACCACCAATCCCATTTTTTGATTGCCGATTTCTACTAAAACCACCAAAAATTTACCTTTATCAGCGGTAGCGTTATTAATGTTAAAAAATTTATGCAGATACACGATCGGAATAAAATCGCCACGTACGTTAATTACATCATCATGACCTTCTACCCGCTTCACATTCTCTGATTTAGGTCTTAAAGTCTCTATTATATTAATGATTGGAATTATATAATTCTCACTACCGACACGAACTATCATACCATCAAGTATCGCAAGCGTAAGCGGCAGCAAAACCGTAAACACCGAACCCTTACTAGGATTGGTAGAAACCCGCACACTACCACCAAGATTTTCTATGTTCCGCCTGACCACATCCATGCCAACACCTCTGCCTGAAATATTGGAGACGGTATCAGCGGTTGAGAAACCCGGCAGAAAAATTAGATTATCACATTCATCGTCACTAAGATTGGCATCTACTGGAATAAGCCCTTTTTCTTTGGCTTTTGCTAAAACCTTCGGACGATTCACACCAGCGCCATCATCTTTTATCTCAATTATTATCTTACCTCCACGATGCTCCGCTGATAAATTGATAGTACCACGCTCCGGCTTTCCCGCCTTTACCCTGTCCTCAGGTCTCTCAATACCGTGATCTACTGAGTTACGGATCATATGAGTAAGCGGATCTCCTAACTGCTCAATGACGGTTTTATCAACCTCAGTATTCTCGCCAGACATCACCAACTCAATGTCTTTTCCAAGCTGTGAGGATATATCGCGCACAATTCTTGGCATGCGGGAAAAAATGGACTTTACCGGCTGCATCCGTACTGACATAACCGCCTCTTGCAATTCTCTAGTATGCTGCGATAACTCAGAAATACCTCTAATCAAATCAGAAAACTGTCCATCTTGTAATCCCCTACTCTGCGAACTCAGCATCGCTTCAGTAATTACAAGCTCACCAACCATATTAACCAACCTATCTATCTTCTCCAGATCCACCCTTACCGATGATGTTTTTCCTCTTGCCGGAGTATCTTCCGCTGGAACAAGCTTTATATTGTTAATCTTCATTTCCGGAAGCTCTTCAACCGGCTCATCAGGACGGAAAGTAATTTTCAAATCACAATGCTCACTAACGAACTCAAAAACCTCTCTTATATCAATTTCAACACAATCACCGGTCAGCAGCACAGACCAACCAATGTAACAACATTGTGGATTAATCTCATCTAAAGTCGGCACTCTTTGCGTAAAAGCGGTTATTTCAGTATCACCAAGCGCCGCTAGCTGACGAAGAATAAGCAAAGGCTCGTTACCAGTGGCAAGTAATGTCTCGTGCGGTGAAAAATCTATAAGCCAGCTTTTCTTACCACCTTTAACATTAGCGCTACCACTACTTGATTCTTCTGTGGATAAGGAAGGAAAATTATCATCAAACAATCCGGCTTCACTGCCATCAAAAATATTCTTCACATGATTTTTATTAGAATCAAAACTACCCGAGAAGTTTTTTAGTTTTTCTAGAATATCCCCACCAAGACCTTCCGGTGGCTCAACATTCTCGTTCGCCGCCTGCACCATTTGTGTTACCACATCAACTGATTTGAGCAGCGTATCAACAGCCTCACGTGATGGCTTAACTTTCCCCTCACGCATAGAATCAAGCAAAGCTTCCAGAACATGGGTAAAATCCATTATCGCGTTAAGACCAAAAGCCCCAGCTCCACCTTTAATAGAATGCGCGCAACGGAAAATAGCGTTTAGTTGTTCCATATCCACAGCGTCAACATCAAGCTCAAGCAACAGTGACTCCATATCAGAGAGCAACTCAAAACATTCAGATATATACGTCTGCTTGAATTGATCTAGTGAAACCATCAGGGACACACCTTCTTTACAACCGCGACTAGCTTCTCAGGATTAAATGGCTTTACTATCCAGCCGGTAGCGCCAGATGCCTTACCTTCCTCTTTTTTCGCGTCATCACCTTCAGTGGTTAGCATAAGTATCGGGGTAAATTTATAATCAGGATTGGCGCGTAGTGAGCGTATCAACTCAAACCCATTCATATTCGGCATGTTAAGATCAGTTATTACCGCGTCAACCTTATTACCTGAAATCGCCGATAAAGCCGCCTTACCATCTTCGGCCTCAACCACGTCATAACCAGCGCTTTTAAGAGTAAATGAGACCATCTCACGCATACTCTTAGAATCATCCACCGCTAATACTTTCTTAGGCATAAATATATCTCCCTCAATTAGCCTTTATATTCCGCTCCATATCATTCTTTTCCAACCAACAATCCCTCTAGCCCCATATTTTTCGCGACCTGAGTAAAATTATCCGTCGCTCCCTCAATACGTAAGTTCCTCCCTACATCTACCAAGCTCTTTTCAAGGCTAACCAAAAGTTGCAAGCCTGCCGTAGTTATTGATTCATTCTTTGAGGCATCCACAGAAATGCTGTTGCCAGCGGCGAATAATTCACGAAACTGGGACAAAAGCTCTTCCGAACTTGCGG from Rickettsiales bacterium includes these protein-coding regions:
- a CDS encoding STAS domain-containing protein; the encoded protein is MSNVSPFTLPEIIDTASSEELLSQFRELFAAGNSISVDASKNESITTAGLQLLVSLEKSLVDVGRNLRIEGATDNFTQVAKNMGLEGLLVGKE
- a CDS encoding response regulator, producing MPKKVLAVDDSKSMREMVSFTLKSAGYDVVEAEDGKAALSAISGNKVDAVITDLNMPNMNGFELIRSLRANPDYKFTPILMLTTEGDDAKKEEGKASGATGWIVKPFNPEKLVAVVKKVCP
- a CDS encoding chemotaxis protein CheW, with amino-acid sequence MTGNSEGNQELENKVSAVKGNFQQFLTFTVGDEEYGVDIMTVLEIKGWTPTTRLPNSQDYMRGVMNLRGAIIPIFDLRTRFHQGETEVTPKHVVIVLAIESRNIGILVDTVSDILDVDTQQIKPAPSGDSHMDSDYINGLISLDNRMVVLLDVEHLFDGEQIEHILEKVA
- a CDS encoding chemotaxis response regulator protein-glutamate methylesterase, with the protein product MKDISVLIIDDSAFIRQMLSEMLSEDPEINVVGTAFDPFDGREKIKKLNPDVITLDVEMPKMDGLTFLEKIMSLRPMPVVMISTLTGKGTDTAIRALQIGAVECIGKPEQKTPQALQEFAAELCLAVKKAAGAKMGIKNYSNKAIKRPSIPINLKRVVSAHAPKLIAIGASTGGVETLSDILPHLPDNLPPIVITQHMPPVFTDSFARRISASCAFPVYEAADGMELKRGMACIAAGGKQLMIIEKYGKFICKVTDDPPVNNHKPSVDVMFDSVREILGDAVLAIILTGMGKDGAEGLLRLRQAGAFTIGQNEASCVVYGMPRAAYEIGAVEKVVSLTDIPDAIIGRCFS
- a CDS encoding CheR family methyltransferase, which translates into the protein MTLQQLKEANEDREFAFSDKEFSFLAELANKKTGIVLSAGKKNMVYSRLTRRLRQLGLSSFADYCKLVMADSEGVEIGNMVNAITTNLTKFFRESHHFEHLHDNVILPFSKRAGRQDRLRIWSAGCSAGMEAYSIAMTIKSAINDILSWDARILATDIDTNMLNTGRSGRYDISQLANIAEKYRKDVAVSDCGDEIMMSDYLRKMIAFKQLNLLEDWPMTGMFDAVFCRNVVIYFDKDTQRVLFNRIANLIKHDGCLYIGHSENLHNITDRFELIGRTIYRKIR
- a CDS encoding chemotaxis protein CheA; its protein translation is MVSLDQFKQTYISECFELLSDMESLLLELDVDAVDMEQLNAIFRCAHSIKGGAGAFGLNAIMDFTHVLEALLDSMREGKVKPSREAVDTLLKSVDVVTQMVQAANENVEPPEGLGGDILEKLKNFSGSFDSNKNHVKNIFDGSEAGLFDDNFPSLSTEESSSGSANVKGGKKSWLIDFSPHETLLATGNEPLLILRQLAALGDTEITAFTQRVPTLDEINPQCCYIGWSVLLTGDCVEIDIREVFEFVSEHCDLKITFRPDEPVEELPEMKINNIKLVPAEDTPARGKTSSVRVDLEKIDRLVNMVGELVITEAMLSSQSRGLQDGQFSDLIRGISELSQHTRELQEAVMSVRMQPVKSIFSRMPRIVRDISSQLGKDIELVMSGENTEVDKTVIEQLGDPLTHMIRNSVDHGIERPEDRVKAGKPERGTINLSAEHRGGKIIIEIKDDGAGVNRPKVLAKAKEKGLIPVDANLSDDECDNLIFLPGFSTADTVSNISGRGVGMDVVRRNIENLGGSVRVSTNPSKGSVFTVLLPLTLAILDGMIVRVGSENYIIPIINIIETLRPKSENVKRVEGHDDVINVRGDFIPIVYLHKFFNINNATADKGKFLVVLVEIGNQKMGLVVDELIGQQQVVIKSLETNYDNVAGISGATILGDGRVSLILDIASLNNKTSNNVSYKSGDLEAA
- a CDS encoding methyl-accepting chemotaxis protein, whose amino-acid sequence is MFRFNIRTKLIILLLVFGLLPVLAVMPIIFNKLEEMKELRLGEMHTVANSVNKLIDNNLMERYGDVQAFAVNNAARDVYNWYNKESYLVSAMNSYIKNYRIYKMMMLVDMEGKVAAVNTINNGGKELSVSTIYDRNFSDAAWFKKSVNKEFSKGNGADGTVVEQANFEKLVSDVYDGEDGYVITFSAPVYDHSGKMIGVWVNFVDFSLVEKIVAATYESEKKKGNAGTEIQIIDKEGNIIVDYDPGNFKSDKYVRQAEIIGKFNLATRGVEAAQEAVKGNSGAMLSVNVRKKIEQAVGYSHSKGVDDYPGLGWSALVRIPSSEVFADINSTKDILYVIIAVTAAIVAAIGLFIGNIASKPLRKSTDVTKALADGDYSLDIQDSGNSDEIGQLTRGMIELRKSVEKSVLQQSMLDNLSTPVMLCDKEYNITYANKSTLESLKKVEKFLPISINEVVGANIDIFHKNPAHQRKLLADNSKLPHRAKFPIGDQWLSLNANALPSRDGSFQGAFVDWMVITDEVRNEESVKLAQEKINELISFATKGDLSKRINAEQFDGFYKELAVSMNQLMDTIVEPINKAIMVLGELSTGNLTVKMEGDYEGSFAAIRDALDSTITKLYDMVRQIIESAQSVNSAASEIASGSTDLSQRTEEQASSLEETAASMEEITGTVKQNSNNAIEANGLSEKANKVAGEGGKVVEEAVCAMSSIEQSSQKISDIIGVIDEIAFQTNLLALNAAVEAARAGDAGKGFAVVASEVRSLAGRSASASKEIKALINESEQQVKNGAVLVNQAGDTLKGIVESVRQVSGIVSEIASASKEQATGIDEINTAITQMDEVTQQNAALVEENTAAAQSMVDQAHQLEKLMSFFRLDDSVGNEKEAMDFSDKKPKLAAVNNQVKKRVAPPMDDKKVAKISSSKAVGDDSSYDADWKEF